The DNA sequence TCCTGCGCTGGTCGGCCGATTGCTCCAGCCATGGACCGCATCTCTGCGGGTGTCCACGCGAGTCCATGATGCGACCCGGTTGATCGCGCGATGGTTTCCTCGATTGCCGTCCGCCCCAGATCGCTTGCGCCACTCTGCAGCATCAACTGCGCATCCGCCACCCCGAGACCGCGCAGACTGGTTCCGATCGTCGAAATCCGACCGTGCAACATCACACGCGACAGAGCGTGCACTGCCCGACTGTCGCGGATCGTCGGTTTGGTGGCATCCACAGACGGGGCGGGGGCTCCGGCGTGTGAGAACGGAAGCGGCACGAAGTCGATGAATCCCTCGGTGCGGTCGAACATCTCGCGCACCAGGCCCAACTCACGTACCCAGTCGGACGGACCGTCCCCGTGGCCGTAGACCAGGGTCGCGGTGGAACGCAGCCCCAGCTCGTGGGCCACCGAGAGGGCGTTTGCCCCCATGCTGAATCCCGCTGCGCCACCGATGTGGTCGAGGCCCGCGTCACGCAGTTCGGCCAGGAGGGTGCGGGCCACCGTCCCGCCCGCACGGACCGCGACGCCGATCGTCTCGGGGACCAGGAGGCTCACGTGCATGAACGGCACCCGCGCCTTGATGGCGCGGATGTACTGACAGCACTCTGCGGCGGTGGCGTTGGAGTCGGTTCGAATGCAGACCTCATCCACCCCGGCGATCGATGCTTCCCAGGCCCTGTCGGCGACCTCCTCGGCCGACAGAGCCGAGTGGGTGGAGGTCGCGCAGTATCGGCAGCCGGGTTCGCACACGGACACGGTGTTGATGATGCGGCTGGAAACGTAGGTGACGTCATCGCCGACGGTCTGTCGACGCAGCGAATCAGCCAGCGCGACAAGAGCATCCAGCTCATCACCATCGGCGTGCGCCAAGGTCAGGTAGTCGTCGGGACTGCAGCCGGCCGGGTCGGCGTGAGCACGGTCCAACGCCGCGCCGAAGTCCGGCACACCCCGAGCCGGGGCTCGGCCCGCCTCGCGAACCACACCCCATGGCCGACCGCTGGGACGGATGTCGGCGGCCAGGCCGGTCGTCGGATCCGCCACCGCCTGCACGTGGCCCGCGACAGCCGGATCGATCCACGGCGCGCCTTGCAGGACGTAACGCGGCTGCGCGGTGACGCGCTCGGTGAGGGTGTAGCCCGTGGCGGCGGTGATCTCGGCCAGGGATTCCAGATTGGGCCAGGGCCGTTCGGGATTGACGTGGTCAGGCGTCAACGGCGACACACCACCCCAGTCGTCGACGCCCGCCGAGACCAGAGCTGCACACTCGGCAGGCGAGACCAGATTCGGCGGAGCCTGGATTCGCATCCGCGGCCCGAGCACGATGCGCGCCACCGCGACTGCCGCCAGGAACTCCTCGAACTCGGCGTCGGCGACCCCGCGCATCGCGGTGTCGGGCTTGGCCCGAAAGTTCTGGACGATGACTTCTTGGATGTTGCCGAAGATGTTGTGTATCTTGCCGATCTCGATCAAAGAGTCGGCACGCTCGGCGAAACTCTCCCCGATTCCGACGAGGATCCCCGTGGTGAACGGTATGGACATCCGTCCCGCGTCGACAAGTACCCGCTTGCGGATCTCCGGGTCCTTGTCCGGACTGCCGTAGTGACAGTTCCCCCGGTCCGTGAAGAGACGGCGTGCCGTGGTCTCGAGCATCATGCCCATCGATGGAGCGACCGGCTTGAGTCGCGACATCTCTTCGGCACTCATCACCCCGGGATTGAGGTGGGGCAGCAGGCCGGTCTCTTCCAGAACACGGATGGCAGCGGCACGGACATAGTCGAGGGTGGAGCTGTAGCCGCGTTCGTCGAGCCACTGCTGCGCTTCGGGCCACCGGTCTTCTGGCCGGTCCCCCAAGGTGAACAGTGCTTCTTTGCAACCCAATTCAGCACCCTGCCGGGCGATCTCGACAACCTGGTCGAGTTCGAGGAACATGCCGTGGCCCGCACGGCTGAGTTTGCCCGGCACCGTGACGAAGGTGCAGTAGTGGCAGCGATCGCGGCACAAGCGTGTCAGCGGGATGAAAACCTTGCGTGAGTAGGTGATCTGGCGGTCGCGGCCTTCTTCTGCGAGCCCGACGTCACGTAGGTCAGCGGCGATGCGACACAACTGCTGGAGATCATCGCCGCGCACTGCAAGCAACGTGGTGGCCTGTTCCGGGCTGAGGGCGCCATCGCGAGCTTGCTGCAACGCGTTGTGCACCGCTGCAGACACCTGCCCGTCCGTCTGCGCCTCTGAGGTCAGCTGGTCTGGGGTCACCATCAGATAATGCTCCCCGACTGCCCGATCATTCCCTGGCCCCCGCGACCGGGGTGGTCTTGCCGGTGTCGGCGGCGGGCAACAGTCCGGCGTACGACACGAATGCGGGAACTCCCACACCCAGCCCCAGCAGCGCGAATGCTCGCCAGTCCTGCGGCATCAGAGCATCACCCCCGGGGCCACTTGCGGTGGCCACGAAGAAGGCGAGCCCGAACGCGATGAGAGCACCGAATCGGGCCATGGTCTCGGTGAGCGTCGCGCAACACCACAGCAGCACACAGTTCGCAGCGGCCGCCGCCACGGCGCTGATCGGAATCTGTACGGTGCCGATGGTCAGCTGGAGGAACGCCACCGAGGCGATCCCGACCAGGAATCCGTCCAGCCAGAGGAAAACCAGCAGTGCCCTGCGCATCACAGCCCCCGAACAGGTCCGGCTCACGGCCTCCCGGCCCCGTAGGCCCCTGGACCCCGGACACCAAGATGTAGTGTTCCTCGGCGAAGATGGGCTGAATGATGTTGTTGGACAACGCGTACTCGGTACCCGACGCTGACACCGTGACCTGTGTCGCATGAGCGGCAAGTGCCCGGACCTTGTGGTCGTACACCTCTCGCACGTCGATGGCCGTCGTCACCTCGGCATCGGGATGGCTGGGCAGCTCCCCGCCAGCGGCATCCGCCAGCCCGAAGGCACCCGCGTCTGCGCAGAGGCCAGCCCGTCGGCAAGCGCCGACTCCTCGGTCACCGTCCAGTAGTGCTTGCTCACCGTCCACGGCCGGGTCTCCGACGCTGCCGCGA is a window from the Williamsia sp. DF01-3 genome containing:
- the cofG gene encoding 7,8-didemethyl-8-hydroxy-5-deazariboflavin synthase CofG, with the protein product MVTPDQLTSEAQTDGQVSAAVHNALQQARDGALSPEQATTLLAVRGDDLQQLCRIAADLRDVGLAEEGRDRQITYSRKVFIPLTRLCRDRCHYCTFVTVPGKLSRAGHGMFLELDQVVEIARQGAELGCKEALFTLGDRPEDRWPEAQQWLDERGYSSTLDYVRAAAIRVLEETGLLPHLNPGVMSAEEMSRLKPVAPSMGMMLETTARRLFTDRGNCHYGSPDKDPEIRKRVLVDAGRMSIPFTTGILVGIGESFAERADSLIEIGKIHNIFGNIQEVIVQNFRAKPDTAMRGVADAEFEEFLAAVAVARIVLGPRMRIQAPPNLVSPAECAALVSAGVDDWGGVSPLTPDHVNPERPWPNLESLAEITAATGYTLTERVTAQPRYVLQGAPWIDPAVAGHVQAVADPTTGLAADIRPSGRPWGVVREAGRAPARGVPDFGAALDRAHADPAGCSPDDYLTLAHADGDELDALVALADSLRRQTVGDDVTYVSSRIINTVSVCEPGCRYCATSTHSALSAEEVADRAWEASIAGVDEVCIRTDSNATAAECCQYIRAIKARVPFMHVSLLVPETIGVAVRAGGTVARTLLAELRDAGLDHIGGAAGFSMGANALSVAHELGLRSTATLVYGHGDGPSDWVRELGLVREMFDRTEGFIDFVPLPFSHAGAPAPSVDATKPTIRDSRAVHALSRVMLHGRISTIGTSLRGLGVADAQLMLQSGASDLGRTAIEETIARSTGSHHGLAWTPAEMRSMAGAIGRPAQERIVAGVRKESAA
- a CDS encoding facilitated glucose transporter, producing MRRALLVFLWLDGFLVGIASVAFLQLTIGTVQIPISAVAAAAANCVLLWCCATLTETMARFGALIAFGLAFFVATASGPGGDALMPQDWRAFALLGLGVGVPAFVSYAGLLPAADTGKTTPVAGARE